One region of Rutidosis leptorrhynchoides isolate AG116_Rl617_1_P2 unplaced genomic scaffold, CSIRO_AGI_Rlap_v1 contig505, whole genome shotgun sequence genomic DNA includes:
- the LOC139884127 gene encoding transcription factor bHLH111-like, producing MAEECTDQSSVATSTPINWWDLHHASSNNFSSWHHHHKQNPNSNNSSCEEDVSISTASFTNASNHSGLTMGGVIRSTVGNSVELNNSHDSGHNNLLDALSSKSGIFDQPACDYLKKMDNSNWEFTSSFNNFEKHNLNGFNTDHDHHHQQNLLIPNGIDRLSKLVNNWSIAPPDQEINQLFDPKPFNISLDCSVGRHDQYLSQPGASTLCQMQQKQILDPLMGRNSAGLFHDLKMESDHHQEIERSRNLIQRSFDALDEYQVGLNSPMVGDNTKLLHGMPYSPCTRKFNDVLNFTSRFTKPLLDINVSKPCLKPLSLSDCKKQASSTRINGRGQGSSNEGKKKRSEEASETTATKKAKQENSTASSVKAPKVKLTDRITTLQQIVSPFGKTDTASVLYEAIRYIKFLQEQVQLLSNPYLKTNSHKDPWGSLERKDNRGDHIRLDLRSRGLCLVPISSTPQDYRENNGSDYWSPTFSGCLYR from the exons ATGGCTGAGGAATGTACTGATCAGAGCTCTGTGGCTACTTCTACACCGATAAACTGGTGGGATCTTCATCATGCAAGTTCGAATAATTTCTCTTCTTGGCACCACCACCACAAGCAAAACCCTAATTCGAATAACTCGTCTTGCGAGGAGGATGTTTCGATCTCTACGGCGTCGTTTACTAATGCCTCTAATCATTCCGGACTCACAATGGGAGGAGTCATCAG GAGTACCGTCGGAAATAGTGTAGAGCTCAATAACAGTCATGATAGTGGACATAATAATTTACTAGATGCTTTGTCATCTAAGAGTGGCATCTTTGATCAACCTGCTTGTGACTACTTGAAGAAAATGGACAATAGCAATTGGGAATTTACATCATCATTCAACAACTTTGAGAAACATAATCTCAACGGATTCAACAcagatcatgatcatcatcatcaacaaaacTTATTAATCCCTAACGGAATCGATAGATTAAGTAAGTTAGTAAATAATTGGTCGATCGCGCCACCCGATCAAGAAATCAATCAATTATTTGATCCTAAACCATTCAATATATCCTTGGATTGCTCCGTAGGTCGCCATGATCAGTACTTGTCACAGCCTGGTGCTTCTACTCTTTGTCAAATGCAACAGAAACAAATTTTAGATCCGCTAATGGGTCGAAATTCAGCTGGATTGTTTCATGATCTGAAAATGGAATCTGATCATCATCAGGAAATTGAAAGGTCTAGGAACTTGATTCAAAGGTCATTTGATGCTTTGGATGAGTATCAAGTTGGACTTAATAGTCCTATGGTTGGAGACAACACCAAGCTTTTGCATGGCATGCCATATTCTCCATGCACAAGGAAATTTAACGATGTTTTGAATTTTACTAGTCGATTTACTAAGCCGTTACTTGATATCAATGTCTCAAAGCCTTGCCTCAAGCCTTTGAGTTTATCGGATTGCAAGAAGCAAGCTTCATCT ACGAGAATCAATGGGAGAGGACAAGGAAGTTCGAATGAAGGAAAGAAGAAACGATCTGAAGAAGCATCAGAGACAACCGCCACAAAGAAAGCTAAGCAGGAGAACTCTACTGCATCATCTGTGAAG GCACCAAAAGTCAAGCTTACAGATAGGATCACAACTCTCCAGCAAATTGTGTCGCCATTTGGAAAG ACTGATACAGCCTCTGTTCTTTATGAAGCAATTCGGTACATAAAGTTTCTACAAGAACAAGTCCAG TTGTTGAGTAACCCTTATTTGAAGACCAACTCTCACAAG GATCCATGGGGAAGCTTGGAGAGAAAGGATAATAGGGGAGATCACATAAGACTTGATCTAAGAAGCAGAGGGCTTTGTTTAGTTCCAATTTCATCTACTCCTCAAGATTATCGAGAGAATAATGGATCGGATTATTGGTCACCTACTTTCAGCGGCTGTTTGTACAGATGA